The Phragmites australis chromosome 1, lpPhrAust1.1, whole genome shotgun sequence genomic interval GAGAAAGTCTGCTGTGGCTGGACCACTGGTGCAGGAGTCGGCTGGGATGATTGCTGGTGCCACTGCTGCTGGTAAGGAGGATAAGACTGCGGCTGAGTTCGATTTGCGGCCTGAGGCTGTTGGGATGAAGCATGGACCAGAACATCTTGAGTTGGGGGTCCTGCTCGTAAGTACTGCACTGGTTGCAATTGCTGCCCCTGCGCGTCCTGGATACCTGGGGCTTGGCGCTGTGGATAGTAGACGATGGCTTGGCTAAGAACATAGCGGTCCTGCTGTGGCACAGGAGGGGTAGGGGCTGGCTGTTGCACAGGTTGATCCTTGTTCTGTTGGACTGATTCAGAAGCTCTAGGTGCAAGTGATTGCGAGTTCATCTGTTGAGGCAAAACAATGGCCAATTGTTGGCCTGATGTATCTGGCTTTTCTGCACGCTTCTTTGGCTCAGGAAGAGATGGTGCTGGCAAATCTTCCTTCTTTGATGTATCTTGTGTAAGTTGAAATTTGGCCAATTCCTTCTGAGTTTCAGCTAACTCTTGTTTGTCCCTAAGAATTTGGATAGACCTGTGCACCTGCATCGTTTAAATTTTAAACAGAGTTGAGAACTTTTAAATAGAGCACGTGTAAATCAAATGCTCAAATATCTATCAAATGCATAAACATAAATGCAACATAGATGTTGAAATTGAACTATGAAAACTAAATGTTcagccaaaagaaaaatatggcCAGAATCTTCCGTATTGGGATATGATCTGGTTTTGTTAGCGAATTTCTTAATAGAACATGATATATGTCAGGACAGAACCAGCTCCAACTTGTTGTATGCTTCAGCCTACACCTTCCAATTTATATACATAGGACCATCATCAACCATGGTTTAGCCAGGGGCCCTATGTCAAACATAAGTATATACAAGAGCAGTTAAGTGTACAACAGGCACCGAGACATGTTTGTCAGAGGAAAGTAGACAATAGGATTTTCTTGTACATTCTGCCTGTCAGTCCATGCATTGTCCTTAAGATGTTCCCTGTGGCAGCTTAATGTTGAGATACAAATGTTTTGAGATAAGATACAGTCATGCATGTTACACACATACAGGCCAATAGTTGTCTCCTTAAATAACTAAATAAGACTGAAGGCACAGCCCTGCCCATGTACAAGCCACAATAAGATAAAGGACAAAGCCAGTCTAGAAGCCCCTATGGATTATCCTACCATCATAATGACTGATCCTTGCAGTGTCATTGCTTCGCAGATCACATCAATAGACCATAATGACTGATCCTTGTAGTGTCATTGCTTCGTAGATCACATCAATAAGACCATAACTATTTTACACCATGTGTAAAAGTGACCTCTGAATTAAAGCATGGCATAGTACCATGACACTGTTCTAAGAGTGGGCATGATGTGTAATTTGTTTaaactaacaccatcatggttGTAAATATAATAAACAAAAGCAATAAGAGATGCAGTCTAGGTTCCTTCATATATCTGAAATTCTGAATGACTAATATAATACTTCTCTATATCAATACCTTTCACGACTTAGACTTGACTCACTATTTACTAGATGAAAATATCCAGCAGCATGAGTAAAAAATCTGAACAGCAAACTGGAGTAAACATTTACAACCAAATGGGCAAGTCATACGTAAGGGATAAGAAAGAATGTTCTAAATCCTGGCGCAACAAGTATCGTAAGATGGTCTCATCTAGAGAAATTATCAGGATAAATAATGACACATGCCAAGCAACTCAAAAGGCTGTCACGTACTATACTGGTACAGATGAGCATATGACATGACCATAGTACTGTAGTGATACTCGATTTATAAGCATGCAGAAACAGACAAGATGGGAATAATGTGGAAGCATCGTCTAGTCTATTGCACTAAGTACTAATTTACTTACTTCATGTAGATGCTTCTCAAGAGACTTCAATCTTTGATCAGTCTCATCACGAAGCACATCGCTTCGAAGTTCACCTATGGACCTCTCAAGCTTATAGCAATAAATCTCCAGTTGTGAAAGCCGACTAGTGATTCCCTCAAGAGATCGTAGCAAATTATCAGCATACTTTTTCATGCACTTCTCAACAGCAGAAAGTACATCCTCCTTGCCATAACTTTCTTGTTCAGAAACTTTCACAAATGGTCTCCCCAATCTGCTGTCATGAAAATCCTGTTGCAAGAGTACAGGGAGGGCTGAGAATAACGAATGCAAGGCAACAATTATTATCACAACCATCCTAAAATTAACTCGCCACTGCACCTTATAAACAAAAAGTCTCATAGGGAATTGATAGAAACGTTCCAGCACTATCCAATTACAAAATTTGATGATTCCTATTACAACAGTTAAAACTCCACCATCTAGCAACAAAAAAGGGAATTGATAGAAATGTTCCAGCACTATCCAATTGATTTTTAAACTTCTCCGTTAAAATTTCGCACCTAGCCATCAAGATAACACTAACCTCTGCAGGGTCTGAAAAATAGGTATGACAAGAAAGTTTTGAATCAACAATGCAATGCACATTAAGAGAACTGTCAAGTCACGTTTTCTAAAATTTAGACTTATTTCCTCAACAAATATTAATCTTCTGAACCCCAAGGCACTAGGAAAATATATCAGGTAAACAAAATAATCACGACCACCATCAATCATTATTTGACAAAAGGATTATTCGATATAAAAAAGGGCTAAATACCATAGCAGCTAGCAGCTCCTGTTTAAAAAAAGCAGGTTTCTAGTATCATGACAGCAATAATATACAAAGTAGTTCAGTTTATAACCCCATGAACCGAAAGTTGGCTCTATTGCCTAAATTGCATATTTGATAACTTAATACTGCTTATCACAGGAAGGGTCAAATCAAAAGGACCCAAAAATCTGAAAGCATTGCAGATAACCAGACATATCATGTAAAGCTTGCTGTACAAAATACAAGAATGACACGATTTTCTCTGAATTGAAAATAGATCAAACTATGAAAATCGTGTAAGAATATCAAGGATAATAGTCGAGTCAGAAACTTAAGTCATGCATAATTATATGTCAACCCACAGAACTTTCCATCTAAATCAGTTAAATAAGAAGCTTAACTTGTTTAGGTTAGTTTCATTTGTCCTGGTTCGTAAAATTTTCCAATCCAGCGAACGGATTCACAGAATATGGCACCACACCATCGAACCAAAATCGAGCTCCACGTTTGGGTCAAGGTTTCGCGCGCCGACACTACTGACTACTACTCGCAAAAAAGGATCAAAGCGGAGGAGGAACAAGGGGTTGACGTGTACCTTGTCGGCCGGATCGGGGCGCTTGGGCTCGGAGGGGGTGGCGAAGTTGTCGTAGGAGCAGAGTACGTCGTCGGTGCCGAAGTCGAAGCCGCGGGAGCCTCCGCCGCCGGAGCCACGGCCCGAGGGGGCGCCGGAGCCGGACATCGCAGGGCTAGGGTTTTGCCCTGTCGGGGCGGGCGGCTTGCTTGGAGGAGAAGGGAAGGGGGCGGTGGTCGTTTGGTACTACTGGCTggaaagggggaggggaggacgAAGAGGAATTACTGTGAAAGAAGTATGACGTCTTGGACGGTTTGGCCTGTGCCACTAGAGTGTTACCGTGTGTTTGTTCACCGAATCTGGACTGGATGGGATCGCCCCCGTCCAGTTTTTATTCGTCGATCCGGTGTCTGGTTTCCGGACAGGGCCATCCAAGGATCGGATGAGCCGATGCCGGGAAAAAAAGACCGGACGAGTCCGTCCACGTTCGTCACCCAAGCCAACGCTTGTGGTTCCgtgtaattttatattttttatttaatttttgattttATTGAGAGTATAAGAgtggtttaatttttttaaatatttttataagtaatTTGGAGCTTATTAGTaacttattttaattggtttgatttAAAATAtctgagctaatatttaattaaaattctctaaataaacctacttttataacttataataattttattgtctcaaataaattctaaaaaatctaaaaaaatcactaatattcttctcatgtgataaCTAATTTATAACTAACTTAGCTTATTTAATTCAtcaaatcaaatagaaaattagcTCATCCTATTCATTCTCATcctaccaaccaaacagaaaactgactAATCTCATCTATCccaccaaatagaaaattacaTCAcctcatattaaaaaatagagatAATTCTATCCTATCCAACATCGTCCTTCAACTAAACACATCCTTAATCTCTAAAATACTTGGTTCTAGGGTCTCATCTCtcctacatctaataaaatctGCTTAAAACTCaaataatttattcatttttatcatttattcTCGTCCTTCGATCTCATTATCAGCTACGGAATAGCTAAGTACCTATAAGTTGCAACAAAAATACAGATATTTAACGTGATATATCAAGTACAAACTCAAAGTATGAAGATATGAATATATAATGAAAGTATCATCGAATAAATACGTCAAGGATAATATCGTAATTTGATTTTAAATGAGATTAAAGAAAAGATTATTCACTAATTTTCCTAATTAAGGGAAAAGAGGTATCTCGCCGTCTTGATTGAGACGAAGACTAGGCTTAGTTTTCTAAACCGACGATAAGACTTGGTCTCGATCTGGTGATGGCcggtttttatttttatgttgagaggaatatttttctttttgttttataGAGGAGAAGAttgataaaatagttttttaggtACAAAGACGCACGTTACTCATATACACCATGTGCGTACGTATATGTGCATGTCCCTACACACGATACAAGGAAATAAAGAGGCTCGAGGCATCCAGTCGCTCGCCTGGCGACTTAACACACGAGCTACGGTGCAAATGGTTCGGAGATTTCTTGTAGATCTACAAGCCTGCAGCTCATGAGGGCTTAAGCAAGCATTGCCGTCACCGCATACTCGCGGCACCACGGCAATGCCGTGCGCGCGCAGAGGCGAGCTGCCAGAACAAGGTCACAGGGAGAATCGTAGCTGAAAGCACGGCCCGCACCGTCGTCACTCGAGCGGTAGGCGCTGGGCGACCGCGCGGGCACGCACGGCATGGTGCGAGCGTGACGGGTAACAAGCCAGTGCAGCCGCGCGCAACGGCACTCGACCGGCAGGCACACGAGCAGTGACGAAGAGGCGCATGCGCGCCCGCCGCCCGCGACGTGCTAAGCCGCAGATGGCAAGCGACGAGCCGGCAAAGGCAAGACCGCGCCGTTGCAGGGCGCAAGGGCGTGCGGCGTGCCTCCGCCGCCACGGCCCAAAGCCGAGAGGGACCGACGCATCTCGCCATCTCCCGTGCCCGTGGTCCGTACGTAAGGCGACACGTACGCACCTGCAGAGTTTGCATGATTCGCCGGATCCACCGTGCAATGCAATATACTACGCCGTTGAGTTATTTTTATCAACCTTCATATAATCCATCTGATCTGGATAAGACTTTTTTTCGAGTCAGATGACGTGCTGATCCCGTATTTGTTTGTTAATCGCGTGATTTGTGATCGGCTTGGAcataaggccatctccagccgAAGCAGCATCCGCTTCCATAAATTACTGTGCCACTTACTGCTTGTACTTTTGCCGAACCAAACACTCCGGAGAGCTCTCCAGCAGAGGCCGTTTCTAGCGGCACAGTGATACGGATGGAGGAAACGATCGGTAAAATTGCGGACGGATGCAGCACCTCCCATCACTGTTCACGGTGTATGAGTGTAGGTCTCAAGAAAGGAGGAAAGTAATAGAGgttagaaaatagggtagctgctagagataaaaaaactaggagatactgtaataatgttaAATGATGTTTTAATAGTgtttttaggatgaaaatttgaggtagctacTGGAGATGGTCTAATCCATGAAAAGGTGCACATCAATCATTAACTTTATTAAAGTTATTTGAAAAAAGGACCATTACATCATCGATCTTTTACGGGGTGTTTGTTTTAAGAGATAACTCCGTTCTTGATATGATGGTCTATCATGGGTTTATTCTCTGAATTTTGAGAAATGATATTATCTCTTATGTTTATACTAATTACATGCTTGTGAAGAATAAAGTGGCGATGGATCAAAAACCGGCCCATTCTATTCCTCAAACATATGGGTTGGAAATGAAGTGATCGATCATCCCCTCATTACTCAGACAAAAACACCCTGCTAGTCGATATGAATATATGATGCATATCATGTGTGATGCCAATAGCTTATAGCTAGCTAACCAGTTAAGGGAAACATTTCAGGAGATGTTCATTAATTGGTGGCTCAAACGAACCCATTGATTCAGCAATGCAAGAAAAACAGTTGGAAAGACACGATTCACGCACAGCAAAATTATATTCCGCAACTGTTGGATGGTGTAGCTACGTATACAAGTTCACATTGCTGTTTGCAATAACCATTTGCAGCTTAATTTGACTTTGTAACCGTGggagtattgagtaaagggATATCCTGATAAACGAACATCACGAGGGATATAATGGTCAAAGGTGTATATGTCGATCACGCGACAAAGTATGGTTCTCGTGACTAGTAAAAGGCATACGCGATCAATCTTCCTATGCCATCGCATAAACACGTGACCGGCCTCATTAGTCGCAGGATCAGACATGAGATAATCTATCCAAACGTatttattgacatccactcaagtattttcctttccTAAGCGACTCCAATGGATGAAGTCATGGACGACGCAGAGGAGCATTATCTCgtctcatagcattaaatgctacgaagTGAAACTTTTGCAGGTCGACGCGGTGCCGCACGATGGATGAGACTTTGTCAGCAAGCTAATCAAGCAAGTGGTCGGGGACAGCACAGATGGGCATTGTCCTATCCCGTAGTATTGAATGTTATGGAGTGGGACTTTGCAGACCAGCATAGCAGCACACAGTTTGGGATATACTGAGCCCTCCGAGTAAGTGAACACACctggtcctccgtaatgatggcttatgttagatattaggatgggcaggtcttctgtttggactcacatgtaagttctccccctctctactatataaagggatgaataCCCTGTTTGTAGAAAAAGAGAGATCAAGTCTGGCAACCAGCTAGAACAATTTctgtaaccaattgagatcctCCGTAACACAATACACAtaacgtagggct includes:
- the LOC133921025 gene encoding altered inheritance of mitochondria protein 3-like, with amino-acid sequence MSGSGAPSGRGSGGGGSRGFDFGTDDVLCSYDNFATPSEPKRPDPADKDFHDSRLGRPFVKVSEQESYGKEDVLSAVEKCMKKYADNLLRSLEGITSRLSQLEIYCYKLERSIGELRSDVLRDETDQRLKSLEKHLHEVHRSIQILRDKQELAETQKELAKFQLTQDTSKKEDLPAPSLPEPKKRAEKPDTSGQQLAIVLPQQMNSQSLAPRASESVQQNKDQPVQQPAPTPPVPQQDRYVLSQAIVYYPQRQAPGIQDAQGQQLQPVQYLRAGPPTQDVLVHASSQQPQAANRTQPQSYPPYQQQWHQQSSQPTPAPVVQPQQTFSEPFPPPAQQPQLSNVQQFPPQPVQQAQSNAQQYPAPSVQPQQSNPQHPPQVMQPQHPPVQTQMRPQTPPNYPHYPPQQPLNPAPETMPGNVAMQGQYNTVAASGGSRSEVPYSYRGPGISQPPPQHSMQRHQLPPSSQGSFGPPPSKGSYAGPPQYAPQGNLQGYNTGYGYPPSGPSAIQPPPMPPGSVGMNHPGSHMMRGHPYGEMIEKAISMGYPRDQVLNVTQRMAESGQPIDFNALLDRLNEAGSAGASPRAW